Proteins encoded by one window of Leptospira barantonii:
- the rfbC gene encoding dTDP-4-dehydrorhamnose 3,5-epimerase, giving the protein MQFKRFPIDGPVLIEPKVYGDERGFFFESYKKSAFAQENIPTDFFQDNHSRSAKGVLRGMHMQLPPYEQGKLVRVVKGRVIDVVIDIRVGSPNFGKWISVELSEENKNIFWVPPGFAHGFITLEDKTDFLYKVTSEYNPKNEVGIRWDDPALDIPWKTWLPDAKFVVSQRDGETPFLKDFKSPFVY; this is encoded by the coding sequence ATGCAGTTTAAACGATTTCCGATCGACGGTCCCGTGCTTATCGAGCCGAAAGTGTACGGCGACGAACGAGGTTTCTTTTTCGAGTCCTATAAAAAATCCGCATTCGCACAGGAAAATATCCCCACGGATTTTTTCCAAGACAACCATTCACGATCCGCAAAGGGAGTACTTCGAGGAATGCACATGCAACTTCCTCCGTATGAACAAGGTAAACTCGTTCGAGTTGTCAAAGGAAGAGTGATCGACGTAGTCATCGATATTCGAGTTGGGTCTCCGAATTTTGGAAAATGGATTTCGGTCGAATTATCGGAAGAAAATAAGAACATCTTTTGGGTTCCTCCAGGATTCGCGCACGGTTTCATAACTCTGGAAGACAAAACAGATTTCTTATATAAGGTAACGAGCGAATACAATCCGAAGAACGAAGTAGGCATTCGTTGGGACGATCCGGCTCTTGATATTCCTTGGAAAACATGGTTGCCGGACGCGAAGTTTGTCGTTTCCCAAAGAGACGGTGAAACTCCCTTTCTGAAAGATTTTAAAAGTCCTTTCGTATATTAG
- a CDS encoding glycosyltransferase — MKLITLRILFKKIFYLFRQYQYFFFLYAKRSKFQKTESSFKPLISVIVPVYNTRIDHLQEMVMSVEKQTYAHWELILLDDASPKSAPGEFLRKLEKKNPKIRYSRSEKNGGISIATSKALEYAKGEYVAFLDHDDQLMDNALGIIVDSLQGEESSRPEFLYSDEIYQSKTRGVFSLSTKPDFSIEKLISHNYICHLVVVSKNLIQKMGGYREGYDGSQDHEFALRACRHTNRIRRLPFYLYEWRLHQESFSRTKAAICENSSKKAIREFYADRAEDVKEIVSGHYPFTYHPVRKLHPVSSVSIVVFDSEGILKNDCKEIFDLVSLTPEVKLEIVLSASRNQNLDYAKIRNEIQTRFAERVNLQVVETKNFNVSAKEINSIVTKTNGSYLFFWNPLFMPKDKSWLYELLQHGQSKGVGAVTPIVLNQRGELIYSSLLLGKKGFIGVAGNGLKLAEAKIWSGEFLEKNVSAISRNLFLISRDTWNSLNGLNESYQQNYWDVDLCLRILQKGFRIVSNPFADFTSSRPPKKSFQEFDPASKVGAADRRLLIREWGKALYEDRFYSPHSDLVGCDMQPKNLLHPLLDAFYRWRWDLD; from the coding sequence TTGAAACTCATCACACTTCGAATTCTTTTTAAGAAAATTTTTTATTTATTCAGGCAATATCAATACTTCTTCTTTTTATATGCAAAAAGAAGTAAGTTTCAAAAAACTGAATCTTCCTTTAAGCCGCTGATCAGCGTGATCGTTCCCGTTTACAATACCCGGATCGATCATTTGCAAGAGATGGTCATGTCCGTTGAAAAACAGACTTATGCTCATTGGGAATTGATACTTCTGGATGACGCGTCACCCAAGTCGGCGCCCGGAGAATTCTTAAGAAAATTAGAAAAGAAAAATCCGAAAATTCGTTATTCTCGCTCCGAAAAAAACGGAGGCATCAGTATTGCGACTAGTAAGGCCTTGGAATACGCGAAAGGCGAGTATGTCGCTTTTTTGGATCATGACGATCAATTGATGGATAATGCGCTTGGGATCATCGTCGATTCCTTACAAGGCGAGGAATCGAGCCGACCGGAGTTTCTTTATTCCGATGAAATCTACCAATCCAAGACTCGGGGAGTTTTCTCCTTATCAACGAAGCCCGATTTTTCCATCGAGAAATTAATTTCGCACAATTATATCTGTCACTTAGTCGTTGTTTCAAAAAATCTAATACAGAAAATGGGCGGATATCGGGAAGGTTATGACGGAAGTCAGGATCATGAGTTCGCTTTGCGAGCCTGTAGACATACGAATCGAATCCGAAGATTGCCTTTCTATTTATACGAATGGAGGCTTCACCAAGAAAGTTTTTCCAGAACCAAGGCGGCAATCTGTGAAAATAGTTCCAAGAAAGCTATCCGCGAATTTTATGCGGATCGAGCGGAAGATGTAAAAGAAATCGTTTCCGGTCATTATCCGTTCACATATCATCCCGTTCGAAAACTCCATCCGGTTTCTTCGGTTTCGATCGTGGTTTTTGATTCGGAAGGTATATTAAAGAATGATTGTAAAGAAATCTTTGATTTAGTTTCCCTTACTCCCGAGGTAAAATTGGAGATTGTTTTAAGCGCGAGCCGGAACCAGAATCTGGATTACGCAAAAATACGAAACGAAATCCAAACTCGGTTCGCGGAAAGAGTCAATCTTCAAGTCGTTGAAACAAAGAATTTTAACGTTTCTGCAAAAGAAATCAATTCGATCGTAACAAAGACGAACGGTTCTTATCTTTTCTTTTGGAATCCGCTGTTTATGCCTAAGGATAAGAGCTGGCTTTACGAACTCCTGCAACATGGGCAATCAAAGGGAGTGGGTGCAGTAACGCCGATCGTTTTGAACCAAAGGGGTGAACTGATTTATTCTTCCTTGTTGCTCGGTAAAAAAGGATTTATCGGAGTTGCAGGAAATGGACTCAAACTTGCCGAAGCTAAAATTTGGTCCGGAGAATTTTTGGAAAAAAACGTTTCGGCTATCTCGCGAAATTTATTTTTGATCTCTCGAGACACTTGGAACTCTTTAAACGGACTGAACGAATCTTATCAGCAAAATTATTGGGACGTAGATCTATGTTTACGGATTCTTCAAAAGGGATTTCGAATCGTGAGCAATCCTTTTGCGGATTTCACTTCGTCTCGACCTCCGAAAAAATCTTTTCAGGAGTTTGATCCCGCTTCTAAAGTGGGTGCGGCGGATCGTCGACTTTTGATCCGGGAATGGGGCAAGGCTCTATATGAGGATCGATTCTATTCTCCTCATAGCGATTTAGTCGGTTGCGATATGCAACCAAAGAATCTTCTGCATCCCTTGCTCGATGCGTTTTACCGTTGGAGATGGGATCTCGATTGA
- the rfbD gene encoding dTDP-4-dehydrorhamnose reductase yields the protein MIYYTGKNGQVGWELSKRFASAGIEAIGFGREEWPLDDLNTVEKILEKNPKVLVHCGAYTAVDKAESDSENAYKINSLAVQKIAEECFKRKIHLIYVSTDFVFDANSETIGDTLRFWKTDSSLSPKGVYGTSKAEGEEWIRKTFSGSPGANIVRTSWVYSAHGNNFPKTILRLLGDPNRPELKVIEDQLGRPTWAGRLADFIIFLIDGVLKGESFSQTLHFSNSGIASWYDFAVAVRDISNSSSTIKNVKPILPIPTEEYPTPAPRPRYSVLDLGETRKLFGSIPHWKEDLILCLNELVETSGIKL from the coding sequence ATGATTTATTATACCGGAAAAAACGGCCAAGTCGGCTGGGAATTATCGAAACGTTTTGCTTCTGCAGGAATCGAAGCGATCGGATTCGGCAGGGAAGAATGGCCCCTCGATGACTTGAATACCGTCGAAAAGATTCTCGAGAAAAACCCGAAAGTATTGGTTCACTGCGGAGCTTATACGGCGGTCGATAAAGCGGAATCCGATTCTGAAAATGCGTATAAGATCAATTCCTTAGCGGTTCAAAAAATAGCCGAAGAATGTTTCAAAAGAAAAATTCATCTGATCTATGTTTCAACCGATTTCGTGTTCGACGCGAATTCCGAGACGATCGGAGATACTCTTCGTTTTTGGAAAACGGATTCTTCTCTTTCTCCGAAAGGTGTTTACGGAACATCGAAAGCGGAAGGGGAAGAATGGATTCGAAAAACTTTTTCCGGTTCCCCCGGTGCAAACATAGTGCGTACGAGTTGGGTCTATTCAGCGCACGGAAATAATTTTCCGAAAACCATTCTTCGGTTATTGGGCGATCCGAATCGACCCGAGTTGAAGGTGATCGAAGATCAGTTGGGGCGACCGACTTGGGCTGGAAGACTTGCGGATTTTATAATATTCTTAATTGATGGCGTCTTAAAGGGAGAATCCTTTTCGCAGACGCTTCATTTTTCGAATTCGGGCATCGCGAGTTGGTACGACTTTGCAGTCGCGGTCCGCGACATTTCAAATTCTTCCTCGACGATTAAAAACGTAAAACCGATTCTTCCGATTCCTACCGAAGAATATCCGACTCCGGCACCGAGACCGAGATATTCCGTTTTGGATTTGGGGGAAACTCGGAAACTTTTCGGATCGATTCCCCATTGGAAAGAGGACTTGATTCTCTGTCTGAACGAACTCGTCGAAACCTCTGGAATAAAATTATGA
- the rfbB gene encoding dTDP-glucose 4,6-dehydratase encodes MKKILVTGGAGFIGSNFVHLLLNDTKEYHVIVLDKLTYAGNLKSLNVWKNDPRFTFIKADIADKDEVFSVFKDHKIDYVAHFAAESHVDRSISGPEEFIRTNVLGTFYLLDAARLQWKDSFEGKKFLHVSTDEVFGTLGDTGFFTEETPYAPNSPYSASKAGSDHIVRSYYHTYHMPVITTNCSNNYGPYHFPEKLIPLMILNCLHGKPLPVYGDGKNIRDWLYVKDHCEALKTALFDGAPGETYNIGTRNEKRNIDIVHAICSIMDELHPSGAPHSKLIQYVKDRPGHDFRYAIDPSKIEKELGWKPKSDFKTAIRETIRWYLDNESWWKEILSGQYKEYYESQYEKR; translated from the coding sequence ATGAAAAAAATCTTAGTCACGGGAGGAGCCGGTTTTATTGGTTCCAACTTCGTACATCTTTTGTTAAACGACACCAAAGAATACCACGTAATCGTTTTGGATAAACTCACGTATGCGGGAAATCTGAAGAGCCTCAACGTTTGGAAAAACGATCCTCGTTTTACATTCATAAAAGCTGATATTGCTGATAAGGACGAGGTATTTTCCGTATTCAAGGATCATAAGATCGATTACGTGGCTCATTTTGCCGCCGAAAGTCACGTGGATCGTTCCATCTCCGGTCCGGAAGAATTCATAAGAACGAACGTCCTCGGAACTTTTTATCTTTTGGACGCGGCCCGTTTGCAATGGAAGGATTCTTTTGAAGGAAAGAAATTTCTTCACGTTTCCACGGACGAGGTTTTTGGAACGTTAGGCGATACCGGGTTCTTCACCGAGGAAACTCCTTATGCGCCGAATTCTCCATACTCGGCTTCCAAGGCGGGTTCGGATCATATCGTCAGATCCTATTATCACACGTATCACATGCCGGTCATAACTACGAACTGTTCGAATAATTACGGACCTTATCATTTTCCGGAGAAGCTGATTCCGCTTATGATTCTAAACTGTCTTCACGGTAAACCATTGCCGGTTTACGGGGACGGAAAGAATATTAGGGATTGGTTATATGTTAAGGATCATTGCGAGGCTTTAAAAACCGCGTTGTTCGACGGCGCTCCGGGTGAAACCTACAATATAGGAACCCGAAACGAAAAAAGAAACATAGACATCGTCCATGCGATCTGTTCCATCATGGACGAGTTGCATCCGTCCGGAGCTCCCCATTCTAAACTGATCCAGTACGTAAAGGACAGACCAGGACACGATTTCAGATATGCGATCGATCCGAGCAAGATCGAAAAGGAATTGGGATGGAAACCGAAGTCCGATTTCAAAACGGCGATCCGTGAAACGATCCGTTGGTATTTGGATAACGAATCCTGGTGGAAGGAAATTCTCTCCGGTCAATACAAAGAATATTATGAAAGTCAATATGAGAAACGTTGA